One window from the genome of Leucobacter aridicollis encodes:
- a CDS encoding DUF917 domain-containing protein: MALTLTSADLPLLSAGASFCGTGGGGSPKLTELMVRSAFSEPIEAVLPGELPPDTQCFAPAFAGSTLLLSERLPSHDDFGKLIAVAERWIGARLEAACSFEAGGMNALTPFLFAGDRLIIDADCSGRAVPTLDRTSLYIERLPGLFAVCSTGAGGVALITSERAKDVDGLMRAAMIQSGGAGAVLFAGFSARDLETASLHGHLARSLEFGRALLETATAPVSTLADRLGATLVGEGRIVSLTQDSRDPHVHAAEVAGRDGSVIRLVSRSEHLAVLVDGETVAAAPEYIVAVDVLSRELIEVTDLRLHRHVAILTRPADDWWRNFPRRAAKLYPSSYGLTGLDPEW; the protein is encoded by the coding sequence ATGGCTCTCACCCTCACGTCAGCCGACCTCCCGCTGCTCTCGGCGGGGGCATCGTTCTGCGGCACTGGCGGCGGCGGCTCCCCCAAGCTCACCGAGCTCATGGTTCGCTCGGCATTCTCGGAGCCGATCGAGGCCGTCCTCCCGGGCGAACTGCCGCCGGACACTCAGTGCTTCGCGCCCGCATTTGCCGGGTCGACGCTTCTACTCAGCGAACGACTCCCCTCACACGACGACTTCGGCAAGCTCATCGCGGTCGCCGAGCGGTGGATCGGCGCGAGGCTTGAGGCGGCCTGCTCGTTCGAGGCCGGCGGGATGAACGCGCTGACACCCTTCCTCTTCGCCGGCGACCGCCTCATCATCGACGCCGACTGCAGCGGGCGCGCCGTCCCGACTCTCGACCGCACGAGCCTCTACATCGAGCGGCTTCCCGGGCTGTTCGCCGTGTGTTCCACGGGTGCCGGCGGCGTCGCCCTCATCACATCCGAACGCGCGAAGGACGTTGACGGCCTCATGCGGGCGGCGATGATCCAGTCCGGTGGCGCGGGCGCCGTGCTGTTTGCCGGCTTCAGCGCCCGCGACCTCGAGACGGCTTCGCTCCATGGGCACCTCGCGCGCTCCCTCGAGTTCGGTCGGGCGCTCCTCGAGACCGCCACCGCCCCGGTCTCGACGCTCGCCGACCGGCTCGGCGCCACGCTCGTTGGCGAAGGCAGAATCGTGAGCCTCACCCAGGATTCCCGCGACCCTCATGTGCATGCCGCCGAGGTCGCCGGGAGAGACGGCTCCGTGATCCGGCTCGTGTCGCGCTCGGAACACCTCGCCGTACTCGTCGACGGCGAGACTGTCGCGGCCGCGCCCGAGTACATCGTCGCGGTCGACGTGCTCTCGCGTGAACTCATCGAGGTGACGGACCTGCGGCTGCACCGGCACGTGGCGATCCTGACCCGCCCCGCCGACGACTGGTGGCGCAACTTCCCGCGGCGCGCGGCGAAACTCTATCCGTCGTCGTACGGCCTGACCGGATTGGATCCCGAATGGTAA